A window of Paremcibacter congregatus contains these coding sequences:
- the dnaE gene encoding DNA polymerase III subunit alpha produces the protein MTASSFVHLRLHSAYSLSEGAVHVKALGKLCAAHNMPAVAVTDTNNMFGALEASLTLPGAGVQPIIGCSLAIRHAVEQDSRSFKTPEPGWLVLLAQTERGYQNLMKLVSKAHLGGDGHETPQLNIDDLGGYTDDIICLTGGPEGPMGKYLITGTPQGREKAEAVMHKLKSLFPDRLYMEIQRHGMTPEEATEEDFLELAYTHDIPLVATNQVFFPERKMHQAHDALLCIAGGNYVEQDDRRKLTPEHYFKSAEEMADLFEDLPEAVQNTLVIARRCAFKVPTIDPILPNFTDGMDKTAADYEDISEAEALEKMARDGLDQRLEQHVFHEETDPEKRDEIAKPYWDRLEFEIGIINQMGFPGYFLIVADFIQWSKHNNIPVGPGRGSGAGSVVAWALMITDLDPLRFGLLFERFLNPERVSMPDFDIDFCQDKRDRVIRYVQEKYGHDQVAQIITFGKLQAKAVVRDVGRVLQMSYGQVDRLSKLIPANPANPMTLGEALESEEKLRFERDNDPATARLIEMALQLEGLFRHASTHAAGVVIGDRPLDELVPLYRDPRSDMPVTQFNMKFVEQAGLVKFDFLGLKTLTVLAKAVEHIALRDITVNLEQVPLVDQPSFDLLSSGKTIGVFQLESSGMQNVLVQMKPDMFEDIIAVVALYRPGPMDNIPLYVACKHGEKDPDYLHPLLTEILTETYGVIIYQEQVMQIAQVLADYSLGEADLLRRAMGKKIAAEMDKQRARFQDGAAKKGVDPKQAAGIFDQVAKFAGYGFNKSHAAAYALVSFHTAYLKANYPVEFMAAIMSLDLNNTDKLAIFKQEVVSLGIPILPPDINKSLVEFSVEVVPGKADEDNVGGAQGDGILRGVRYGLAALKNVGSGAMEQLIKERDKNGPFKDVADFCNRLDTKHVNKRALENLAKAGAFDSINPNRAQMLASVEMILKQASAATEARNSNQVSLFGDVVEPQALALPEARDWELIVRLNHEKDAIGFYLSAHPLDAYKVILERQKILPSTELERKAKGGGTVKLAGTVQTIRVMKNKRGKKFAFIGFSDAFGGWETMVFSELLDSADEILQMGSSVIATVEASIDPERGLRVTAKSFAAIEVVAANSAKGLEIFLTDASNITAIREILDNHKGGRGFVTFKIKVKDEDEYDIDIELKDKYKVSPDIRSALITMKGVMDAREI, from the coding sequence ATGACGGCTTCTTCTTTTGTTCATTTGCGATTGCATTCGGCCTATTCCCTGTCCGAGGGGGCCGTGCATGTGAAAGCGCTGGGCAAACTCTGCGCCGCCCATAATATGCCAGCAGTCGCGGTGACCGACACCAATAACATGTTCGGCGCGCTGGAAGCCTCGTTAACCTTGCCCGGGGCCGGGGTGCAACCGATCATTGGTTGTTCTCTGGCCATTCGCCACGCGGTCGAACAGGACAGCCGCAGTTTCAAAACGCCGGAACCCGGCTGGCTGGTGCTGCTTGCCCAGACCGAACGCGGCTATCAAAATCTGATGAAGCTGGTCTCGAAGGCCCATCTCGGCGGCGATGGCCACGAAACCCCGCAGTTGAATATTGATGACCTCGGCGGCTACACGGACGATATCATCTGTCTTACGGGTGGGCCGGAAGGGCCGATGGGCAAATATCTGATCACCGGCACTCCCCAGGGCCGCGAGAAGGCCGAAGCGGTGATGCACAAGCTGAAAAGCCTGTTTCCAGATCGCCTCTACATGGAAATTCAGCGCCACGGCATGACGCCGGAAGAAGCAACAGAGGAAGATTTTCTCGAACTCGCCTACACACATGATATCCCGCTGGTGGCGACCAATCAGGTGTTCTTTCCGGAACGTAAGATGCATCAGGCCCATGACGCTCTGCTCTGTATCGCGGGCGGCAATTATGTCGAGCAGGATGACCGCCGGAAACTGACCCCTGAACATTATTTTAAATCCGCCGAGGAAATGGCGGACCTGTTCGAAGACCTGCCGGAGGCGGTTCAGAATACGCTGGTGATTGCCCGGCGCTGCGCCTTCAAGGTACCGACGATTGATCCGATCCTGCCGAATTTTACCGATGGTATGGACAAGACGGCGGCGGATTATGAGGATATCAGTGAGGCGGAAGCGCTGGAAAAGATGGCCCGTGACGGTCTGGATCAGCGCCTTGAGCAACATGTCTTTCATGAAGAAACGGACCCGGAAAAGCGCGACGAGATCGCCAAGCCCTATTGGGATCGTCTGGAATTTGAGATTGGCATTATTAATCAGATGGGCTTTCCCGGCTACTTTCTGATTGTGGCGGACTTTATTCAGTGGTCGAAGCATAACAATATTCCGGTGGGGCCGGGCAGGGGGTCCGGTGCGGGCTCCGTGGTGGCCTGGGCCCTGATGATAACCGATCTTGATCCTTTGCGGTTCGGGCTGCTGTTCGAACGGTTTCTCAATCCGGAGCGGGTGTCCATGCCCGATTTCGATATCGATTTCTGTCAGGACAAACGCGACCGGGTGATCCGTTATGTGCAGGAGAAATACGGCCATGACCAGGTGGCGCAGATCATCACTTTCGGGAAGCTGCAGGCCAAGGCCGTGGTTCGCGACGTGGGACGGGTGCTGCAGATGTCTTATGGCCAGGTTGACCGACTGTCAAAACTGATCCCGGCCAACCCCGCTAATCCCATGACCTTGGGCGAGGCGCTGGAATCGGAAGAAAAGCTGCGGTTTGAACGCGACAATGACCCGGCGACGGCGCGCCTGATTGAAATGGCCTTGCAGCTTGAGGGTCTGTTCCGTCACGCCTCTACCCATGCCGCCGGGGTGGTGATTGGTGACCGGCCACTGGATGAGCTGGTGCCGCTCTATCGTGATCCGCGGTCCGATATGCCGGTGACCCAGTTCAACATGAAATTTGTCGAGCAGGCCGGACTGGTAAAATTCGACTTTCTTGGCCTGAAGACCCTGACGGTGCTGGCCAAGGCCGTGGAACATATCGCCCTGCGCGACATCACGGTCAATCTGGAACAGGTGCCGCTGGTGGATCAACCGAGCTTCGACCTGTTGTCCAGCGGCAAGACCATCGGCGTCTTCCAGTTGGAAAGTAGCGGCATGCAGAATGTGCTTGTGCAGATGAAGCCCGACATGTTCGAGGATATCATTGCGGTCGTGGCGCTCTATCGACCGGGGCCGATGGACAATATTCCGCTCTATGTCGCCTGTAAGCATGGGGAGAAAGACCCGGACTATCTGCATCCTCTGCTCACCGAAATCCTCACCGAGACTTATGGCGTGATCATCTATCAGGAACAGGTGATGCAGATCGCCCAGGTGCTGGCGGACTATTCCCTCGGCGAAGCGGATTTGCTGCGCCGGGCCATGGGCAAGAAGATCGCGGCCGAGATGGACAAGCAGCGCGCCCGCTTTCAGGATGGGGCCGCCAAGAAGGGCGTAGATCCCAAGCAGGCGGCGGGTATTTTCGATCAGGTGGCGAAATTCGCCGGTTACGGCTTTAATAAATCTCACGCCGCGGCCTATGCGCTGGTGTCTTTCCACACCGCTTATCTCAAGGCCAATTATCCGGTGGAATTTATGGCGGCGATCATGTCGCTCGACCTCAATAACACCGATAAGCTGGCGATCTTCAAACAGGAAGTCGTCAGCCTCGGCATCCCGATTTTGCCGCCTGATATCAATAAATCTCTGGTGGAATTCTCGGTCGAGGTGGTGCCGGGCAAGGCGGACGAAGATAATGTCGGCGGCGCGCAAGGCGACGGTATTCTGCGCGGGGTGCGTTATGGTCTTGCGGCGCTGAAGAATGTCGGTTCTGGCGCGATGGAGCAATTGATCAAGGAGCGGGACAAGAACGGCCCGTTCAAGGATGTGGCTGATTTCTGTAACCGGCTCGACACCAAGCATGTCAATAAACGGGCGCTGGAAAACCTCGCCAAGGCCGGGGCCTTTGACAGCATCAACCCTAACCGGGCCCAGATGCTGGCGTCGGTCGAGATGATCCTGAAACAGGCCAGCGCCGCCACCGAAGCCCGCAACAGCAATCAGGTCAGCCTGTTCGGCGATGTGGTCGAACCGCAGGCCCTTGCCCTGCCGGAAGCGCGGGACTGGGAATTGATTGTCCGGCTCAACCATGAAAAAGACGCCATTGGCTTTTACCTCTCGGCCCATCCTCTTGATGCCTATAAAGTCATTCTCGAGCGCCAGAAAATCCTGCCCTCGACCGAACTGGAACGTAAAGCAAAGGGCGGCGGTACAGTGAAGCTCGCCGGGACGGTGCAGACCATCCGGGTGATGAAGAACAAGCGCGGCAAGAAATTCGCCTTTATCGGCTTTTCCGACGCCTTTGGCGGCTGGGAAACGATGGTGTTTTCCGAACTGCTCGACAGTGCTGACGAAATTTTGCAGATGGGCAGTTCGGTGATTGCCACCGTGGAAGCGAGCATTGATCCGGAGCGCGGCCTGCGGGTGACGGCGAAAAGCTTTGCCGCGATCGAGGTGGTGGCGGCCAACAGCGCCAAGGGGCTGGAGATATTCCTCACCGACGCCAGCAACATCACCGCCATCCGCGAAATACTCGACAACCACAAGGGCGGCCGGGGTTTTGTCACTTTCAAAATTAAAGTGAAGGATGAAGATGAGTATGATATCGATATAGAATTAAAAGATAAATATAAAGTTTCACCTGACATCAGAAGTGCGCTGATCACCATGAAGGGCGTGATGGATGCCCGGGAGATTTAA
- a CDS encoding DUF1761 domain-containing protein yields the protein MAFEDINLTAVFVAAVLKFILGVLWFSPVVFGPMWLSEVGQEKDQLIAARGPLMLSGLLGLVSAFTLAVLITLADLGGVQSLAVGCLIGLGIMTTQLGALHGFEGRSFRLLAIYGGQYIIEFSAMAAIIGFWR from the coding sequence ATGGCGTTTGAGGACATTAATCTGACCGCAGTGTTTGTGGCGGCCGTGCTCAAGTTTATCCTCGGCGTGCTGTGGTTCTCGCCTGTGGTTTTCGGGCCCATGTGGCTTTCGGAAGTGGGACAGGAAAAAGATCAGTTGATTGCTGCGCGTGGCCCCCTGATGCTGTCGGGCCTGCTTGGTTTGGTCAGCGCCTTCACATTGGCGGTACTCATTACGCTTGCCGATCTCGGCGGTGTGCAGTCTCTGGCGGTCGGATGTCTGATCGGGCTTGGCATTATGACCACGCAACTGGGGGCGTTACATGGTTTCGAAGGCCGTAGTTTTCGGCTGCTGGCAATTTACGGCGGACAATATATAATCGAATTCAGCGCCATGGCGGCGATCATTGGGTTTTGGCGATAG
- a CDS encoding ABC transporter ATP-binding protein, whose amino-acid sequence MTESILELQDIHRHFIQGDKDLHILRGVNFTLKKSEVVTLVGASGSGKSTLLQIAGLLDHASSGEVVIDGAACGKLSDRKRTRIRRHDVGFIYQFHHLLPEFNALENVMLPQIVAGLSKSEAAKHAEALLTKLGLGARVDHRPSELSGGEQQRVAIARALINKPKILLADEPTGNLDEMTGNGVMNELLRLSREEGISALVATHNKDLARKMDRCVTLHNGLLE is encoded by the coding sequence ATGACTGAGAGTATTCTTGAGCTGCAGGACATTCACCGCCACTTTATTCAGGGCGACAAGGACCTGCATATCCTGCGCGGGGTGAATTTTACCCTGAAAAAGAGCGAGGTGGTGACACTGGTCGGGGCCTCCGGGTCCGGGAAATCGACCTTGTTGCAGATCGCGGGTCTGCTGGATCATGCCAGTTCCGGGGAAGTTGTGATTGACGGCGCGGCCTGTGGCAAACTGTCTGATCGCAAACGCACCCGTATTCGTCGCCATGACGTGGGCTTCATCTATCAATTTCATCATTTGCTGCCTGAATTCAACGCATTGGAAAATGTGATGCTGCCGCAGATCGTCGCGGGCCTGTCGAAATCCGAGGCGGCAAAGCACGCAGAAGCGTTGCTCACCAAGCTCGGGCTTGGCGCACGGGTTGATCATCGGCCGTCGGAACTGTCCGGGGGGGAACAGCAACGGGTCGCCATCGCCCGTGCTCTGATTAACAAGCCGAAAATTCTGCTTGCCGATGAACCGACGGGCAATCTTGATGAAATGACCGGCAACGGTGTGATGAATGAATTGCTGCGTCTGTCGCGGGAAGAAGGTATCTCGGCTCTGGTTGCCACCCATAACAAGGATCTGGCGCGGAAAATGGACCGTTGTGTGACGTTGCATAACGGTCTGCTGGAATAG
- a CDS encoding lipoprotein-releasing ABC transporter permease subunit codes for MFRAHEWMVAFRYLKVRSNEGFVTLVALFSLLGIAIGVMVLIVTMSVMNGFREELLSKVIGFNGHMLYQPVGGRMNDYDDAVAHLKKVDHVVKVLPIVEGHALATFGSYSVPALVRGVKPEDIRHMPLIADNIKVGDLNDFGTGDNDILIGKRLADKYGLSPGDLVTLVTPRGRVTPFGTVPRIANYQIRAIFEVGEYNYDTGYFFLPLKAAQSYFQYDDQVAALEISLTHPDMITELYPVVQQAMREISPGGRLVDWRVLNQSFFNALQVERNVMFIILSFIILVAVFNIISTMIMMVKNKTRDVAILRTMGVTSASIMRIFFIVGSCIGMVGTLLGTICGLAIAYNVQEILNFIERMTGLSLWEGEVRFLSEVPAIVEPTEVTIVILVSLGMSFFATLLPAWRAAKVDPVKSLRYE; via the coding sequence ATGTTCCGGGCGCATGAATGGATGGTGGCTTTCAGGTATCTGAAAGTCAGAAGCAACGAAGGGTTTGTGACCCTTGTGGCGCTGTTTTCCCTTCTCGGGATCGCCATTGGCGTAATGGTGCTGATTGTCACCATGTCGGTGATGAACGGCTTCCGCGAAGAATTGCTCAGCAAGGTCATCGGCTTTAATGGTCATATGCTTTATCAGCCGGTCGGTGGCCGGATGAACGACTATGACGACGCCGTCGCGCATCTGAAGAAAGTCGATCATGTGGTGAAAGTTCTGCCCATTGTCGAAGGCCATGCCCTGGCAACTTTTGGCAGTTACAGCGTCCCGGCTCTGGTGCGCGGGGTGAAACCGGAAGACATACGCCATATGCCGCTGATCGCCGATAATATCAAAGTCGGGGATCTGAATGATTTCGGCACCGGCGATAATGACATTCTGATTGGCAAACGCCTCGCGGATAAATACGGCTTGTCGCCGGGTGATCTGGTGACACTGGTTACGCCGCGCGGACGGGTTACGCCTTTTGGCACCGTGCCGCGCATCGCCAATTATCAAATCCGGGCGATTTTCGAAGTCGGTGAATATAATTATGACACCGGCTATTTCTTCCTGCCGTTAAAAGCCGCCCAGAGCTATTTTCAATATGATGATCAGGTGGCGGCGCTGGAAATCAGCCTGACCCATCCCGATATGATCACTGAACTTTACCCTGTGGTACAGCAGGCCATGCGGGAAATCAGCCCCGGAGGACGGCTGGTCGACTGGCGGGTGCTCAATCAGAGTTTCTTCAATGCACTGCAGGTGGAACGCAATGTGATGTTTATCATCCTGTCCTTTATCATTCTGGTGGCGGTCTTCAATATCATTTCCACGATGATCATGATGGTGAAGAACAAGACCCGCGATGTGGCGATCCTGCGCACCATGGGGGTGACAAGCGCTTCTATCATGCGGATTTTCTTCATTGTCGGCTCCTGCATCGGCATGGTCGGGACCCTGCTGGGGACGATCTGTGGTCTGGCGATAGCTTATAATGTTCAGGAAATTCTGAATTTTATCGAACGAATGACGGGTCTCAGCCTGTGGGAGGGGGAGGTGCGTTTCCTGTCAGAAGTTCCGGCGATTGTGGAACCGACCGAGGTTACCATTGTCATTCTCGTGTCTCTTGGCATGAGCTTCTTCGCGACCCTGTTGCCGGCCTGGCGGGCGGCGAAGGTCGATCCGGTTAAATCATTGCGGTATGAGTAA
- the proS gene encoding proline--tRNA ligase — MRLSSCFMPTLKENPAEAQITSHRLMLRAGLIRQTSAGIYIWLPLGLRVLRKIEQIVREEQDRAGAQEILMPTIQPAELWQESGRYDAYGKEMLRITDRHDREMLYGPTNEEMVTDLFRNNVKTYKDLPKMLYHIQWKFRDEIRPRFGIMRGREFLMKDNYSFDIDTDAARITYNKMYVAYLRTFARLGMVAIPVRADAGAIGGDLSHEFQILAETGESTLHYDKAIEDFNLASLAGDIDPETVEKLQSLYAMEEEKHDPDNCPVPAADLRTAKGVEVGHIFFFGTKYSEAMNAKVAGPDGNLVPVEMGSYGIGVSRLVGALIEANHDDNGIIWPEAVAPYKVGLINLRTKDDECTAACDDIYRQLGDAGVEVLYDDRDMGAGGKFADMDLAGMPWQLIIGPRGLKNGVVEVKNRATGEREELSLEDALKKVS; from the coding sequence ATGCGTCTTTCATCCTGCTTTATGCCGACTCTCAAGGAAAACCCTGCCGAGGCCCAGATTACGTCTCACCGCCTGATGTTACGGGCCGGGCTGATCCGCCAGACCAGCGCCGGAATTTATATCTGGTTGCCGCTGGGGCTGCGTGTCTTGCGCAAGATTGAACAGATTGTCCGGGAAGAGCAGGACCGGGCCGGGGCCCAGGAAATCCTGATGCCAACGATTCAACCGGCGGAGTTATGGCAGGAAAGCGGCCGTTATGACGCGTATGGCAAGGAAATGCTGCGCATCACCGACCGCCATGACCGGGAAATGCTTTATGGGCCGACCAATGAGGAAATGGTCACGGACCTGTTCCGCAATAACGTCAAGACCTACAAAGACCTGCCAAAGATGCTGTATCATATTCAGTGGAAGTTCCGTGACGAGATCCGTCCCCGGTTCGGCATCATGCGCGGCCGTGAATTCCTGATGAAAGACAATTACAGCTTTGACATTGATACAGATGCGGCGCGGATTACCTATAACAAAATGTATGTGGCTTATCTGCGTACTTTTGCGCGGCTTGGCATGGTGGCTATCCCGGTGCGGGCTGACGCGGGGGCCATTGGAGGTGATCTTAGCCATGAGTTCCAGATTCTGGCCGAAACCGGTGAAAGTACGTTGCATTACGACAAGGCAATCGAGGATTTCAATCTGGCCAGTCTGGCCGGGGACATTGATCCTGAAACGGTAGAGAAACTGCAAAGCCTCTATGCCATGGAAGAAGAAAAGCATGATCCGGACAATTGCCCGGTTCCCGCGGCTGACCTGCGCACCGCAAAAGGCGTTGAAGTCGGCCATATTTTCTTCTTCGGCACCAAATATTCCGAGGCCATGAACGCCAAGGTCGCGGGCCCTGACGGCAACCTCGTGCCGGTGGAAATGGGATCTTACGGTATCGGCGTGTCGCGTCTGGTGGGCGCCCTGATCGAAGCCAATCACGATGATAACGGCATCATCTGGCCGGAAGCGGTTGCCCCTTACAAAGTGGGACTGATCAATCTGCGGACTAAAGACGACGAATGCACAGCGGCCTGCGACGATATCTATCGTCAACTTGGTGATGCGGGTGTCGAGGTGCTCTATGATGATCGTGACATGGGCGCGGGCGGCAAGTTTGCCGACATGGATTTAGCGGGTATGCCCTGGCAGTTGATTATCGGTCCCCGTGGTTTGAAGAATGGCGTGGTTGAAGTGAAAAATCGCGCAACCGGAGAGCGGGAAGAACTGTCGCTGGAAGACGCACTGAAAAAAGTATCTTAA
- a CDS encoding DUF1467 family protein has protein sequence MTLANHLVVFLVVWWLVLFMVLPWGVKGHHESGDEFEAGIEPGSPVKPQIGKKMLITTGITIVLWGAFWAAMEFGLITIV, from the coding sequence ATGACATTAGCAAATCATCTGGTGGTGTTTCTGGTGGTCTGGTGGCTGGTTCTCTTCATGGTTTTGCCGTGGGGCGTTAAAGGACATCATGAAAGCGGTGACGAATTTGAGGCCGGGATTGAGCCGGGATCACCTGTGAAGCCCCAAATTGGCAAGAAAATGCTGATCACTACGGGAATCACCATTGTTCTGTGGGGCGCGTTCTGGGCTGCCATGGAATTTGGCTTGATCACCATCGTGTAA
- the mce gene encoding methylmalonyl-CoA epimerase, with protein MIGKLNHVAIAVNDLDAAVALYRDTLGATVSEAVEQPDHGVITVFVELPNTKIELLYPLGDNSPIQGFLNKNASGGIHHLCYEVEDIHAAKDKLVADGMRILGSGEPRIGAHGKPILFLHPKDFCGTLVELEEV; from the coding sequence ATGATTGGAAAACTGAACCATGTGGCCATTGCGGTCAATGATCTGGATGCGGCGGTCGCACTTTATCGCGATACCTTGGGCGCGACTGTTTCGGAAGCCGTAGAGCAACCGGATCATGGTGTGATTACTGTTTTTGTCGAACTGCCTAATACCAAGATCGAATTGCTTTATCCATTGGGGGATAATTCTCCGATTCAGGGGTTCCTTAACAAGAATGCATCCGGGGGCATTCATCATCTTTGTTATGAGGTAGAGGATATCCATGCAGCGAAAGACAAGCTTGTCGCTGATGGCATGCGCATTCTTGGTTCCGGTGAACCCCGGATTGGGGCTCATGGCAAACCGATCCTGTTTTTGCACCCGAAAGATTTTTGCGGTACACTGGTTGAACTGGAAGAGGTATAG
- a CDS encoding ribonuclease J, protein MAKSNSKDALYFLPLGGSGEIGMNLNLYQTEGKWLMVDCGISFADTYLPGIDLIMPNTSFIEERRDKLAGLIITHAHEDHVGALAHLWERFRCPVYATPFTMILIRLKLTEAGLLDQVPLIEVPLEGSVEVGPFTVDFLSLTHSIPEPNAVVIKTKLGSVFHTGDWKLDPNPLLGNKTNEAKIRKAGDNGVLALVCDSTNVFNVEPSGSEKKVRQTITELLATKKGKVFCATFSSNVARVDTLAQAARDNGRDVCLVGRSLKRNVAAAREAGYLKDFPNIVDESDAGYLPNDRVLYICTGCQGEARAALMRITQGNNRDVTISGGDTVIFSSKIIPGNETLIGRLHNALIGMGAEVITEKDAFVHVSGHPGQKELAQMYEWTRPEILVPVHGELRHMQRQAEFGRAQGIGKTIVPSNGTLIRLAPGPVEIVERFHVGRLALDGHFLIPDEDDAIVTRRRILYNGALVVSLVVDDAGDVLSPPQVSNLGNPAAGQEPFDEVIRDAALAAIGGLTRKQRMNDTKISEAVRVAARKAAKYYTNKETGPVTSVNVTRI, encoded by the coding sequence ATGGCCAAATCAAACAGTAAAGATGCCCTGTACTTCCTGCCGCTTGGCGGTTCCGGGGAGATCGGCATGAACCTCAATCTGTATCAGACCGAGGGGAAATGGCTGATGGTGGACTGCGGCATTTCATTTGCCGATACATACTTGCCGGGTATTGACCTGATCATGCCCAACACCAGCTTTATCGAAGAACGCCGGGACAAGCTGGCGGGATTGATCATTACCCATGCCCACGAAGATCATGTGGGCGCTTTGGCGCATTTGTGGGAACGGTTCCGTTGTCCTGTATATGCCACGCCTTTCACCATGATTCTGATCCGCCTAAAGCTGACCGAAGCCGGGCTGCTTGATCAGGTGCCGTTGATCGAGGTTCCGCTGGAGGGTAGTGTCGAGGTCGGGCCTTTCACGGTTGATTTCCTGTCGCTGACGCATTCGATACCGGAGCCCAATGCAGTCGTGATTAAAACCAAGCTGGGCTCTGTTTTTCACACGGGGGACTGGAAACTGGACCCTAATCCGTTGCTGGGTAATAAGACCAACGAAGCTAAAATCCGTAAAGCCGGTGATAACGGTGTTCTGGCGCTGGTGTGTGATTCGACCAACGTATTTAACGTCGAGCCTTCCGGGTCCGAGAAAAAGGTGCGGCAGACGATCACGGAACTTCTGGCAACGAAGAAGGGTAAGGTTTTTTGCGCCACCTTTTCGTCCAATGTCGCACGGGTCGATACGCTGGCGCAGGCCGCGCGGGACAATGGCCGCGACGTCTGTCTGGTCGGGCGGTCCCTGAAACGCAATGTGGCGGCGGCGCGGGAAGCTGGCTATTTGAAAGATTTCCCCAATATCGTTGATGAGAGTGACGCCGGGTATCTGCCCAATGACCGGGTGCTGTATATCTGCACCGGCTGTCAGGGAGAGGCGCGCGCCGCCCTGATGCGCATCACCCAGGGCAATAACCGGGATGTGACCATCAGCGGGGGCGACACGGTGATTTTCTCTTCCAAGATCATTCCGGGGAACGAGACGTTGATTGGTCGTCTGCATAATGCATTGATCGGCATGGGGGCCGAGGTGATTACGGAAAAAGACGCTTTCGTGCATGTGTCGGGTCATCCGGGGCAAAAGGAATTGGCCCAGATGTATGAATGGACAAGGCCCGAAATTCTGGTGCCGGTGCATGGCGAGCTGCGTCATATGCAACGACAGGCTGAATTTGGTCGGGCACAGGGTATTGGCAAAACCATCGTTCCGTCAAACGGCACCCTGATCAGGCTGGCGCCGGGCCCGGTTGAAATTGTAGAGCGGTTTCATGTCGGCCGACTGGCCCTGGATGGGCATTTTCTGATTCCAGATGAGGATGACGCCATCGTTACCCGCCGCCGTATCCTGTATAATGGGGCGCTGGTGGTGTCGCTGGTGGTCGATGACGCGGGGGATGTCCTGAGCCCGCCACAGGTGAGCAACCTTGGCAATCCCGCGGCCGGACAGGAACCTTTTGACGAGGTTATCCGCGACGCGGCTCTTGCCGCGATAGGGGGCTTGACCCGGAAACAGCGAATGAACGATACCAAAATCTCAGAAGCCGTGCGCGTTGCAGCCCGCAAGGCGGCGAAATATTATACCAACAAGGAAACCGGGCCCGTGACATCGGTGAATGTCACCCGGATATAA
- a CDS encoding type III pantothenate kinase encodes MLLAIDAGNTNIVFALHDGNELRHKWRISSSSSRTADEYMVWLTQLMKLENISPDGISGAIIATVVPQALFPLQLLCRRYFNCTALVVGEDNVDLGIKIKLDNPKEVGADRLVNGVAAHIKYGGPMIIIDFGTATTFDVIDEDGDYCGGIISPGVNLSVEALHMAAAKLPRVAVEKPEKVIGTGTVTAIQSGIFWGYVGLVEGVVRRIKAEFAETHKGAEMKVLATGGLAPLFFDEIPDMEAVDQELTTYGLSEIYTRNS; translated from the coding sequence ATGCTTCTTGCGATAGATGCGGGGAATACCAATATCGTTTTTGCGCTGCATGACGGGAATGAGTTGCGTCATAAATGGCGAATTTCAAGTTCGTCGAGCCGGACGGCCGATGAATATATGGTCTGGTTGACCCAACTGATGAAACTTGAGAATATTTCCCCGGATGGAATCAGTGGGGCGATCATCGCCACCGTGGTGCCCCAGGCCCTGTTTCCCCTGCAATTGCTATGTCGGCGGTATTTCAACTGCACGGCGTTGGTGGTGGGCGAAGACAATGTTGATCTGGGGATAAAAATCAAGCTCGACAACCCGAAAGAGGTGGGCGCCGACCGGCTGGTCAATGGCGTTGCCGCCCATATCAAATACGGCGGGCCGATGATCATTATTGATTTTGGCACAGCGACCACCTTTGATGTGATTGACGAGGATGGCGACTATTGCGGGGGCATCATTTCACCCGGGGTTAACCTGTCGGTGGAAGCCCTGCATATGGCGGCAGCGAAATTGCCACGGGTAGCGGTCGAAAAGCCGGAAAAGGTGATCGGTACCGGGACGGTTACGGCGATCCAGTCGGGCATTTTCTGGGGCTATGTCGGTCTGGTGGAAGGGGTTGTGCGCCGGATCAAGGCGGAATTTGCCGAAACCCACAAGGGCGCAGAGATGAAAGTCCTGGCCACAGGCGGTCTCGCACCGTTGTTCTTCGATGAAATTCCCGATATGGAAGCCGTTGACCAAGAACTGACCACGTATGGTCTTTCAGAAATTTACACCCGAAACAGTTAG